A portion of the Chelonia mydas isolate rCheMyd1 chromosome 23, rCheMyd1.pri.v2, whole genome shotgun sequence genome contains these proteins:
- the LOC119564388 gene encoding LOW QUALITY PROTEIN: vasodilator-stimulated phosphoprotein (The sequence of the model RefSeq protein was modified relative to this genomic sequence to represent the inferred CDS: deleted 1 base in 1 codon) has protein sequence MRPQSRGSQGPSETVICATRATVMLYDDANKKWVTAGSGPQVVSWVQIFHNPGTNTFRVVGRKMQSDQQVVINCAVMKGMKYNQATPNFHQWRDARQVWGLNFGTKDDASQFATGMLLALDQLESGLAPSGPPQNGPSPDEMEQQKRQQQEQERRVASAGAPATPSGGGPPPPPGPPPPPGPPPPPGLPAAAGGPPPATGGPPPAPPLPAAQGPGAGGGGASGLAAAIASAKLRKIAKQQEDGAGPAGGSPSPGTAPKNEASRGGGGGGLMEEMSAMLARRRKATLPGEKPGPKKDEDVSSQQDTAEPSGTRTSSLQSDSVRRPWEKNSSTLPRMKSAAPSSTEPPASTDESDLERIKQELLEEVRRELQKLKEEIIEAFVLELRKRGSP, from the exons ATGCGCCCCCAGAGCCGGGGCAGCCAGGGGCCCAG TGAGACGGTCATCTGCGCCACCCGTGCCACGGTGATGCTGTACGACGATGCCAACAAGAAGTGGGTGACGGCGGGGAGCGGCCCCCAGGTTGTCAGCTGGGTGCAGATCTTCCACAACCCGGGCACCAACACCTTCCGCGTGGTGGGCCGTAAGATGCAGTCGGACCAGCAG gtggTCATTAACTGTGCAGTAATGAAGGGGATGAAGTACAACCAGGCCACGCCCAACTTCCACCAGTGGCGCGATGCCCGCCAGGTCTGGGGCCTCAACTTCGGCACCAAGGACGACGCCAGCCAGTTCGCCACTGGGATGCTGCTCGCCCTGGACCAGCTGGAGTCGG GCTTGGCTCCGTCCGGGCCACCCCAGAACGGCCCCTCCCCAGATGAGATGGAGCAACAGAAAAG gcagcagcaggagcaggagcgcCGGGTGGCCAGTGCAG GAGCTCCAGCGACCCCTTCGGGGGGaggccccccgccgcccccaggaCCGCCACCCCCGCCAGGGCCGCCTCCGCCGCCTGGCCTGCCCGCCGCTGCTGGGGGGCCACCCCCTGCGACTGGGGGGCCACCTCCCGCCCCTCCTCTGCCTGCTGCACAGGgcccgggggcgggaggc gggggggcctctggcctgGCAGCTGCCATCGCAAGCGCAAAACTCAGGAAAATCGCcaag cagcaggaggatgGCGCTGGGCCGGcggggggcagccccagccccgggacgGCCCCAAAGAACGAGGCCAGCcgtggcggggggggcgggggcctgaTGGAGGAGATGAGCGCCATGCTGGCCAGACG GCGGAAAGCCACGCTGCCGGGCGAGAAGCCTGGGCCGAAGAAAGATGAGGACGTTTCCAGC cagcaaGACACCGCCGAACCCTCAGGTACTAGGACCTCGAGCCTGCAGAgcg ACTCGGTGCGGAGGCCCTGGGAGAAGAACAGCTCCACCCTGCCCAG gatgAAATCAGCTGCCCctagcagcacagagcccccgGCCAGCACAGATGAGTCCGACCTGGAGCGGATCAAACAG gagctgctggaggaggtGCGCCGGGAGCTGCAGAAGCTGAAGGAGGAGATCATCGAGG cGTTCGTCCTGGAACTGAGGAAGCGGGGCTCGCCCTag